Within Fervidobacterium thailandense, the genomic segment CTCGCGGTTGACTTCGGAATGGATACGATCAGGATAGGTATCGAGTGGTCAAGGATTTTCCCAACTTCAACCGAATCGGTGGATGTTCGTGATCCGAACTTTCTCGACAAGCTCGACGAACTTGCGAACAAAAAGGCTGTTGAACATTACAGGAAGATCATGGAGGATATCAAATCCAAGGGTTTAAAACTCTTCGTCAATTTAAACCATTTCACACTCCCGCTCTGGCTACACGATCCTGTCGCTGTTCATTACGGTCGACCCACTGATAAGCTTGGATGGGTGTCCGAGAGGACCGTTCACGAGTTTGCCAAGTACGTTGCGTACATGGCCTGGAAGTACGGAGATATCGTTGATCTCTGGTCAACGATGAACGAACCGCATGTAGTAAGTCAGTTGGGGTATTTCAGCGTGAGTGCTGGATTCCCACCAGCTTATTTCAATCCGGAATGGTACATACTGGCCACCAAGCACCTTGCAATGGCACATAACCTGGGATACGATATGATAAAGAGGTTTTCAGACAAACCGACGGGTGTCATATACTCGTTCACGTGGTACGACACGTTAAATCCAAACGATCGAGAGATACTCGAAGAAGCGATGTACCTGACGAATTGGTTCTTCATGGACATGGTAAAGGAGAAACTCGATTACGTGGGAGTTAATTACTACACACGCACGGTAATTGACAGGGTAGAACAACCTTTAGCCATGGGTAATTTCAACGTACGTTGGAGGATACTTAAAGGCTACGGATACGCATGTGATGAGGGTGGCGTGGCGTTGTCTGGAAGACCCGCGAGTGATTTCGGGTGGGAGATGTATCCCGAAGGCCTGTATTACGTGCTGAAAGCGGTTTCCGAACGATACTCGAAGCCTATAATCGTTACAGAAAACGGGGTAGCCGATTGGAACGATAGGTTACGAAGCACGCATTTGATCTCGCACCTTT encodes:
- the bgaS gene encoding beta-galactosidase BgaS; the encoded protein is MFPKDFMFGVSMSGFQFEMGWGDERDLDPNTDWFVWVREPGNLVNGVVSGDLPEFGAGYWLNYEKIHQLAVDFGMDTIRIGIEWSRIFPTSTESVDVRDPNFLDKLDELANKKAVEHYRKIMEDIKSKGLKLFVNLNHFTLPLWLHDPVAVHYGRPTDKLGWVSERTVHEFAKYVAYMAWKYGDIVDLWSTMNEPHVVSQLGYFSVSAGFPPAYFNPEWYILATKHLAMAHNLGYDMIKRFSDKPTGVIYSFTWYDTLNPNDREILEEAMYLTNWFFMDMVKEKLDYVGVNYYTRTVIDRVEQPLAMGNFNVRWRILKGYGYACDEGGVALSGRPASDFGWEMYPEGLYYVLKAVSERYSKPIIVTENGVADWNDRLRSTHLISHLYYVERALEDGIDVKGYLHWSIVDNYEWAKGYSKRFGLAWTNFQTKTYHPRPSMYIFRDIIRARTTKEFIGFDPYKVRTEL